Proteins encoded within one genomic window of Couchioplanes caeruleus:
- a CDS encoding FAD-dependent oxidoreductase — translation MSATRPRAVIVGAGPVGCLLAVELLRRDFKVEVYEKCTADVVLRQGAGRSFNLTLTHRGFSVLHPRLRDRIYETGTILQQRIVHHRDGTLTHQPYGVSDDHHLLSVPRRELQRNLLAEARASGAEVFFGHACVGADAHRGEAMFVDSNGTVRRATGDILIGCDGANSALRYELSKSGARMQVHQHYISHGHLELTLTAEGSAELATDGMHLWPRTDHFLQAQPNRDGSATTTLFMPVENDRDHLRFRSLTNGRAVREHFAREYPDIAGSLPFAAEEVVRTRPALLKVVDCAPYNYGRAVLVGDSAHTIVPFFGQGINCSFEDADVLCELLDKYLGSGVDRHEAIRAAGAEFSERRVAAGQAISQLSMDNLHELSEHIGDKEFHRRKRLERRLHERHPAEFTQLYQLVAFTRTPYDEIVRRSRIDKLALDALCDVYDPDTEADMIIGSYPEVRRGLSGQDRRQPALALAATALARGEH, via the coding sequence ATGTCAGCAACCAGGCCCAGGGCAGTCATCGTCGGGGCCGGCCCGGTGGGCTGCCTCCTAGCGGTGGAGCTCCTACGTCGCGACTTCAAGGTCGAGGTGTACGAGAAGTGCACCGCGGACGTCGTACTCCGGCAAGGCGCCGGCCGCTCCTTCAACCTGACCCTCACGCACCGCGGCTTCAGCGTGCTGCACCCGAGGTTGCGTGACCGCATCTACGAGACGGGCACGATTCTGCAGCAGCGGATCGTGCACCACCGCGACGGCACGCTGACCCACCAGCCGTACGGGGTCAGCGACGATCACCACCTGCTGTCGGTGCCCCGCCGCGAGCTTCAGCGCAACCTGTTGGCCGAGGCGCGGGCCTCCGGCGCCGAGGTCTTCTTCGGTCACGCCTGCGTCGGGGCGGACGCACACCGCGGCGAGGCGATGTTCGTCGATTCGAACGGTACGGTGCGCCGAGCCACCGGCGACATCCTGATCGGGTGCGACGGCGCGAACAGCGCCCTGCGCTACGAGTTGTCGAAGAGCGGCGCCCGCATGCAGGTCCACCAGCACTACATTTCGCACGGTCATCTCGAGCTGACCCTCACCGCGGAGGGTTCCGCGGAGCTGGCCACGGACGGGATGCATTTGTGGCCGCGTACCGACCACTTCCTGCAGGCCCAGCCGAACCGGGACGGCAGTGCCACGACGACGCTGTTCATGCCGGTGGAGAACGACCGGGACCACCTGCGCTTCCGTTCCCTGACGAACGGCCGGGCGGTACGTGAGCACTTCGCGCGGGAATACCCGGACATCGCGGGGTCGCTGCCGTTCGCGGCGGAGGAGGTGGTCCGGACCCGTCCGGCGCTTCTCAAGGTCGTGGACTGCGCGCCGTACAACTACGGCCGGGCGGTGCTGGTGGGCGACTCCGCGCACACCATCGTCCCGTTCTTCGGCCAGGGCATCAACTGCAGCTTCGAGGACGCCGACGTCCTGTGTGAACTGCTCGACAAGTATCTGGGTTCGGGCGTGGACCGGCACGAGGCGATCCGGGCGGCGGGTGCCGAGTTCAGCGAGCGCCGGGTGGCCGCGGGCCAGGCGATCTCGCAGTTGTCGATGGACAACCTGCACGAGCTGAGCGAGCACATCGGCGACAAGGAGTTCCACCGCCGCAAGCGCCTGGAGCGGCGGCTGCACGAGCGTCACCCCGCGGAGTTCACCCAGTTGTATCAGCTCGTGGCCTTCACCCGGACGCCGTACGACGAGATCGTGCGGCGTAGCCGGATCGACAAGCTGGCCCTCGACGCGCTCTGCGACGTGTACGACCCCGACACCGAGGCAGACATGATCATCGGCTCGTATCCCGAGGTCCGCCGTGGACTGAGCGGGCAGGATCGGCGCCAGCCGGCGCTGGCCCTGGCCGCCACCGCGCTTGCGAGAGGAGAACACTGA
- a CDS encoding non-ribosomal peptide synthetase → MTGALLTVVRDRWQSCAGRPGVLAAELTDILGRDVDPGDVAASGSPEELVAWLSGGRAAPDGPPPVPADGPMWPATPGQAGIWYLSEFGGARTAYNSPVSLRFPGALDPGPLRAALEYVVGRHESLRTTFEMRDGTLMQRVAAEPRYGFRTAAVSSAAETGKLVAELAAEHLDLADGPLVRALCVDAGPDGTVLLVSVHHAVFDGFSWSVLLDEWLTAYGRLAAGEELPRSTAPTQFREAVAALRPPREADLAYWTEHLAGVPPLLDLLLDRPAGRRGRGPAGSVRTELTAPEAARLRERATTLGITPAVALLAAYALLMHRHTGQQDLTVGLPVSLRDRSADQQVIGHLVNTVVLRHRVAPGMTGTELLAATRDEVRAALRHKNVPFERVVESAPHRADGRSPLFQTMVTIMPAERRDLRHLGLGADGWRHVSGAPKYDLALVVEEAADHVALTFEYDPAVLDHDTVERMAARFRTVLADLLNDPGRDVRGVRWIPDAELRELAATWPGPTDGRPARQSVPELFEARVRDHPDRIALESPAGDLTYDRLDAAANRLARSLRRYGARRGTRVAIALDRGPDAVTGLLAVLKTGASFVPLDPAYPPDRLALMLRDAGPGILLVRGRAPAGVPAGTTVVDLDRADLPTADGDPGERRGPGDEMYVIYTSGSTGRPKGVIINDVTITNLVHRQADLSGLGEAARTLQYMSISFDVSFMEIFCTLCAGGTVIVPAEELRTDLPRLAVHLRERRVNRVFLPYVALQELATAVTRADIVLPDLAEVCTTGEALVVTAQIRDMFRRCTPAVLINAYGPSEAHLVSAQRLPRDPSSWPERPAIGQVTGNVRAYVLDEDRRPVPFGVRGELYVGGPVVGRGYVNLPEQTRERFLSDPYAGEPGARFYRTGDLVTFSASDGLVHLGRVDEQIKIRGYRIEPGEVEAVLNELPGITASAVVAAEYGPGDRRLVAFVCTGGAPVVPDELRTGLGRALPAYMVPSRFITLDRLPVAPSGKTDRKALAARAAELPTQPEDADAARPLGETERRVAAVWAGLLPGARIGPDTDFFSVGGHSLLAVRMRQALEEEFGVDLPLSALLAAPTLAGMATRVDGIRAGRDEDDGPDLWADTRLLDGLQPSPVRVADPLVARTVLLTGVTGFLGGYLLKALQAAGCEVYCLVRAGDEEQARARIAETCHRYRVGADLSRIRVVAGDLARERFGLSEADYRDLAGRIEAVYHAAAHINFSAPYVSVRSSNVDGFVRVAEFCADTVLKPLHHMSTLAVFSPADPARDVDEDCVADTADGLGISYAQSKWVAERLALVARARGVPVTVHRIGRIGPDSATGACRTDDFFWLQIKSFLQLGVAPDDLGPPVDLLPVDVVADAVVRLSRSERAQNRTVHIFHPTGMDWQTVLAALASAGRPPRRVPAREWLAALEAAPAGTDGSSLASLVPLFREGVMELGEHRFVNERTVRDLARLGLEIPPAEPGWITSMIAYFTETGQLAPSAAP, encoded by the coding sequence ATGACCGGCGCCCTGCTGACCGTCGTGCGCGACCGCTGGCAGAGCTGCGCGGGGCGCCCCGGCGTCCTCGCCGCCGAGCTGACCGACATCCTCGGGCGCGACGTCGACCCCGGCGACGTCGCCGCGTCCGGCAGCCCCGAGGAGCTTGTCGCGTGGCTGTCCGGCGGCCGGGCGGCGCCGGACGGGCCGCCGCCCGTGCCCGCCGACGGACCGATGTGGCCGGCCACGCCGGGGCAGGCCGGCATCTGGTATCTCAGCGAGTTCGGCGGTGCCAGGACGGCCTACAACTCGCCGGTCTCGCTGCGTTTCCCCGGTGCGCTCGATCCGGGACCGCTGCGGGCGGCGCTGGAGTACGTCGTGGGCCGCCACGAGAGTCTGCGCACCACCTTCGAGATGCGCGACGGCACGCTGATGCAGCGGGTGGCGGCCGAGCCGCGATACGGCTTCCGCACCGCCGCCGTCTCGTCCGCGGCCGAGACCGGCAAGCTGGTCGCGGAGCTCGCGGCCGAACACCTCGACCTGGCGGACGGGCCACTGGTGCGCGCGCTGTGCGTGGACGCCGGCCCGGACGGCACGGTGCTGCTGGTCAGCGTGCATCACGCCGTGTTCGACGGCTTCTCCTGGTCGGTGCTGCTCGACGAGTGGCTCACCGCGTACGGGCGGCTGGCGGCCGGCGAGGAGTTGCCGCGCTCGACGGCCCCCACCCAGTTCCGGGAGGCGGTCGCGGCACTCCGCCCGCCGCGCGAGGCGGACCTGGCGTACTGGACGGAGCACCTCGCCGGCGTCCCTCCGCTGCTCGATCTGCTGTTGGACCGCCCCGCCGGGCGGCGCGGCCGCGGCCCGGCCGGATCCGTGCGCACGGAGCTCACCGCGCCGGAGGCCGCCCGGCTGCGGGAACGGGCGACCACGCTCGGGATCACCCCGGCCGTGGCCCTGCTCGCCGCGTACGCGCTGCTGATGCACCGCCACACCGGTCAGCAGGACCTCACGGTCGGCCTGCCGGTCTCGCTGCGGGACCGCTCGGCGGACCAGCAGGTCATCGGCCACCTCGTCAACACGGTGGTGCTGCGGCACCGGGTGGCCCCGGGAATGACGGGCACCGAGCTGCTGGCCGCGACCCGCGACGAGGTCAGGGCCGCACTGCGCCACAAGAACGTGCCGTTCGAGCGGGTCGTCGAATCGGCGCCGCACCGGGCCGACGGCCGGTCGCCGCTGTTCCAGACGATGGTGACGATCATGCCCGCGGAGCGGCGCGATCTGCGCCATCTCGGCCTGGGCGCCGACGGCTGGCGGCACGTCAGCGGTGCGCCGAAGTACGATCTCGCGCTGGTGGTCGAGGAGGCGGCCGACCACGTCGCGCTGACCTTCGAGTACGACCCGGCGGTGCTGGACCACGACACCGTGGAGCGGATGGCGGCGCGGTTCCGGACCGTGCTGGCGGACCTGCTGAACGACCCGGGCCGCGACGTCCGCGGCGTGCGCTGGATCCCGGACGCCGAGCTGCGCGAGCTGGCCGCGACCTGGCCCGGACCGACGGACGGGCGCCCGGCGCGGCAGTCGGTCCCGGAGCTGTTCGAAGCGCGGGTACGCGACCACCCCGACCGGATCGCGCTGGAGTCCCCGGCGGGTGACCTGACGTACGACCGCCTCGACGCCGCGGCGAACCGCCTGGCCCGGTCCCTGCGCCGGTATGGTGCGCGGCGGGGCACCCGGGTGGCCATCGCGCTGGACCGGGGCCCCGACGCCGTCACCGGGCTGCTCGCCGTCCTCAAGACCGGCGCGTCGTTCGTGCCGCTGGACCCCGCGTACCCGCCGGACCGCCTCGCGCTGATGCTGCGCGACGCGGGCCCGGGGATTCTGCTCGTCCGCGGCCGAGCGCCGGCCGGGGTGCCCGCCGGCACCACGGTCGTCGACCTGGACCGCGCGGACCTGCCGACCGCCGACGGCGACCCGGGGGAGCGACGCGGACCCGGCGACGAGATGTACGTCATCTACACGTCGGGCTCGACCGGCCGTCCCAAGGGGGTGATCATCAACGACGTCACCATCACCAACCTCGTCCACCGCCAGGCCGACCTGTCCGGGCTGGGCGAGGCGGCCCGCACCCTGCAGTACATGTCGATTTCCTTCGACGTGTCCTTCATGGAGATCTTCTGCACGCTGTGCGCGGGCGGCACGGTGATCGTCCCGGCCGAGGAGTTGCGCACCGACCTTCCCCGGCTCGCGGTCCATCTGCGGGAACGGCGGGTGAACCGGGTCTTCCTGCCATACGTCGCGCTCCAGGAGCTGGCCACCGCGGTCACCCGGGCGGACATCGTCCTGCCGGACCTCGCCGAGGTCTGCACGACCGGGGAGGCGCTGGTCGTCACCGCCCAGATCCGCGACATGTTCCGTCGGTGCACCCCGGCCGTTCTGATCAACGCCTACGGGCCGTCCGAGGCGCATCTGGTCAGCGCGCAGCGGCTGCCCCGGGACCCGTCCTCGTGGCCCGAGCGTCCCGCGATCGGCCAGGTGACCGGCAACGTGCGCGCGTACGTCCTCGACGAGGACCGGCGCCCGGTGCCGTTCGGCGTGCGTGGCGAGCTGTACGTCGGTGGCCCGGTGGTGGGCCGCGGCTATGTGAACCTGCCCGAGCAGACGCGCGAGCGGTTCCTGAGCGACCCGTACGCCGGCGAGCCCGGCGCGCGGTTCTACCGCACCGGCGACCTGGTCACCTTCAGCGCCTCGGACGGGCTCGTCCATCTGGGCCGCGTCGACGAGCAGATCAAGATCCGGGGTTACCGGATCGAGCCGGGCGAGGTGGAGGCGGTGCTGAACGAGTTACCGGGCATCACGGCCTCCGCGGTGGTGGCCGCGGAGTACGGCCCCGGCGACCGGCGCCTGGTCGCCTTCGTGTGCACCGGCGGGGCGCCGGTGGTGCCGGACGAGCTGCGGACCGGGCTGGGCCGGGCGCTGCCGGCGTACATGGTGCCGTCGCGGTTCATCACCCTGGACCGCCTGCCGGTCGCCCCGAGCGGCAAGACGGACCGCAAGGCCCTCGCCGCCCGGGCGGCGGAACTGCCGACGCAGCCGGAGGACGCCGACGCCGCAAGGCCGCTCGGAGAGACCGAGCGGCGCGTCGCCGCGGTATGGGCCGGGCTGCTGCCCGGTGCCCGCATCGGCCCGGACACCGACTTCTTCTCGGTGGGGGGCCACTCCCTGCTGGCCGTACGGATGCGGCAGGCGCTGGAGGAGGAGTTCGGCGTCGACCTGCCGCTCAGCGCCCTGCTCGCGGCGCCGACCCTGGCCGGCATGGCGACCCGGGTGGACGGCATCCGGGCCGGACGGGACGAGGACGACGGTCCGGACCTCTGGGCGGACACGCGGCTGCTGGACGGGCTGCAGCCCTCGCCGGTTCGCGTCGCCGACCCGCTCGTGGCCCGCACCGTGCTGCTCACCGGCGTCACCGGGTTCCTCGGCGGCTACCTGCTCAAGGCGCTGCAGGCGGCGGGGTGCGAGGTCTACTGCCTCGTCCGCGCCGGCGACGAGGAGCAGGCCCGGGCTCGGATCGCCGAGACCTGCCACCGGTACCGGGTGGGTGCGGACCTTTCCCGGATCCGGGTGGTCGCCGGCGACCTCGCCCGCGAACGGTTCGGTCTGTCCGAGGCGGACTACCGGGACCTCGCCGGCCGGATCGAGGCGGTGTACCACGCCGCGGCCCACATCAACTTCTCGGCGCCGTACGTCTCGGTGCGCTCGTCCAACGTCGACGGCTTCGTCCGTGTGGCGGAGTTCTGCGCCGACACGGTGCTCAAGCCCCTGCACCACATGTCGACCCTGGCGGTCTTCTCGCCGGCCGACCCGGCCCGGGACGTCGACGAGGACTGCGTTGCGGACACCGCCGACGGCCTCGGCATCAGCTATGCGCAGAGCAAGTGGGTCGCCGAACGGCTCGCCCTGGTGGCGCGGGCGCGTGGCGTGCCGGTCACCGTCCACCGCATCGGCCGGATCGGCCCCGACTCGGCCACCGGCGCCTGCCGTACGGACGACTTCTTCTGGCTGCAGATCAAGAGTTTCCTGCAGCTCGGGGTGGCGCCGGACGACCTGGGCCCACCGGTGGACCTGCTGCCGGTGGACGTGGTGGCCGACGCGGTCGTGCGCCTCTCGCGCTCCGAGCGGGCCCAGAACCGCACGGTGCACATCTTCCACCCCACCGGCATGGACTGGCAGACCGTCCTCGCCGCGCTGGCCTCGGCCGGCCGCCCTCCCCGGAGGGTGCCCGCACGGGAGTGGCTGGCGGCCCTGGAAGCCGCGCCGGCCGGCACGGACGGCAGCTCGCTGGCGAGCCTGGTCCCGCTGTTCCGCGAGGGCGTCATGGAGTTGGGGGAGCACCGGTTCGTCAACGAGCGCACCGTGCGCGACCTGGCCCGGCTGGGCCTCGAGATTCCCCCGGCCGAGCCGGGGTGGATCACCTCGATGATCGCGTACTTCACCGAGACCGGTCAGCTCGCCCCCTCGGCGGCGCCCTGA
- a CDS encoding non-ribosomal peptide synthetase codes for MHTTPHLRDVPTIPVAFEAAARTAGDRVALQYGSSSLTYRELDAAANRLARGLRDEGVTPGTRVGVHMSRCLELYVTIIGLLKAGAVVVPLNPAHPVSVRRSVAGEADLPLTLRDVPAGLGSVTVERDVHELLAASTGLDDTSPGVCTDPESTAFILFTSGSTGRPRGVRIAHRGIARLAKYHGDVEVRPDDCFLQLAPYSFAASTTDIWLSLLHGARVVILPSQLPSLPRLASTITECGVTFLNLPGGLVNLLVDAHPEAFAGVRTLIVSGDFPSAAHLERVMKAVSGTVYNAFGCTENSALTAVHPMSEDDLRVGVVPIGRPLPGVGLHVLREDLTPCEPGEVGEMCISGAGLAQGYLASAEETAAKFPTVGGVRLLRTGDWARTTPAGELVLVGRTDQMVKIRGFRVELREVELAAERSGLVQRAVVRALDAAGGQKELVLFCTTATGEPPSTEALLTDLKGRLPDYMLPARVHHLTELPVNVNGKLDRMALQEPRAVLAEISGAAAPRPAAEDVVAATVTSLLATVTGRQPIGVRDSFLASGANSLQVIQLAASLHDVMGVDVRPEDIFQHDNAASLAEHIRTLRRGRPEVPA; via the coding sequence GTGCACACCACCCCGCACCTGCGAGACGTTCCCACCATCCCCGTCGCGTTCGAGGCCGCCGCCCGCACGGCCGGCGACCGGGTCGCGCTGCAGTACGGCTCCTCGTCGCTCACGTACCGCGAGCTCGACGCCGCCGCCAACCGCCTCGCGCGCGGGCTCCGGGACGAGGGCGTGACACCGGGCACCCGGGTCGGGGTCCACATGTCCCGGTGCCTGGAGCTCTACGTCACCATCATCGGGCTGCTCAAGGCCGGCGCCGTCGTGGTGCCGCTGAACCCCGCGCATCCGGTCTCCGTGCGACGGTCGGTCGCCGGCGAGGCGGACCTGCCGCTGACCCTGCGCGACGTGCCGGCGGGGCTGGGCTCGGTCACCGTCGAGCGCGACGTCCACGAGCTGCTGGCCGCGAGCACGGGGCTGGACGACACCAGCCCCGGTGTCTGTACCGACCCGGAGAGCACTGCCTTCATCCTGTTCACTTCGGGCTCCACCGGCCGTCCCCGCGGGGTCCGCATCGCCCACCGCGGCATCGCCCGGCTCGCGAAGTACCACGGCGACGTGGAGGTCCGTCCGGACGACTGCTTCCTGCAGCTCGCGCCGTACTCGTTCGCCGCGTCCACGACGGACATCTGGCTGAGTCTGCTGCACGGTGCCCGGGTCGTCATCCTGCCGTCCCAGTTGCCGTCGCTGCCGAGGCTGGCGAGCACCATCACCGAGTGCGGCGTCACCTTCCTCAACCTGCCCGGCGGCCTGGTGAACCTGCTGGTCGACGCCCATCCGGAGGCCTTCGCCGGGGTCCGTACGCTGATCGTCAGCGGTGACTTCCCCTCGGCGGCCCATCTCGAGCGGGTCATGAAGGCGGTGTCCGGCACCGTCTACAACGCCTTCGGCTGCACCGAGAACTCGGCGCTGACCGCGGTGCACCCGATGTCCGAGGACGACCTGCGGGTCGGTGTCGTGCCGATCGGCCGGCCGCTGCCGGGCGTGGGACTGCACGTGCTCCGCGAGGACCTGACCCCCTGCGAGCCCGGCGAGGTGGGGGAGATGTGCATCAGCGGCGCCGGCCTGGCGCAGGGATACCTCGCGTCGGCGGAGGAGACCGCGGCGAAGTTCCCCACCGTCGGCGGCGTACGACTGCTGCGCACCGGGGACTGGGCGCGGACGACCCCGGCCGGCGAGCTGGTGCTGGTGGGTCGTACCGACCAGATGGTCAAGATCCGGGGCTTCCGCGTCGAGCTCCGCGAGGTCGAGCTCGCCGCCGAGCGCAGCGGCCTGGTGCAGCGGGCGGTCGTGCGGGCCCTGGACGCCGCCGGCGGCCAGAAGGAGCTGGTCCTGTTCTGCACCACCGCCACGGGCGAACCACCGAGCACCGAGGCGCTCCTGACGGACCTGAAGGGCCGGCTGCCCGACTACATGCTGCCGGCCCGGGTGCACCATCTGACCGAGCTGCCGGTGAACGTCAACGGCAAGCTGGACCGGATGGCCCTGCAGGAGCCGCGTGCGGTGCTGGCCGAGATCAGCGGCGCGGCGGCGCCACGTCCCGCCGCGGAGGATGTCGTCGCCGCCACCGTGACGAGCCTGCTGGCGACCGTGACCGGCCGGCAGCCGATCGGCGTGCGCGACTCGTTCCTCGCCTCCGGCGCGAACTCGTTGCAGGTGATCCAGCTCGCGGCGAGCCTGCACGACGTCATGGGGGTCGACGTCCGGCCCGAGGACATCTTCCAGCACGACAACGCCGCCAGCCTGGCCGAGCACATCCGTACGCTGCGCCGGGGCCGCCCGGAGGTGCCCGCATGA
- a CDS encoding pyridoxamine 5'-phosphate oxidase family protein — MAGTPYEVTVDPRYSRPGAEPEDWTATLDLLATAQLYWLSTVLASGTPHVTPVAGAWHDDALWFCALPTEQKMRNLRTNPRCTMLTGTNVLGEGVDVTVTGEAVRVVDGAELEAAAQTFRTKYGPAWDYKVDGDLYQGAIGRAWGMRIAPRTVFAFRKDGVTQTRWRLAA, encoded by the coding sequence ATGGCCGGCACACCGTACGAGGTCACCGTCGATCCGCGTTACAGCCGGCCGGGCGCGGAACCCGAGGACTGGACCGCGACGCTGGATCTGCTCGCCACGGCGCAGCTCTACTGGCTGTCGACCGTGCTGGCGTCCGGGACGCCGCACGTGACCCCGGTCGCCGGGGCGTGGCACGACGACGCCCTGTGGTTCTGCGCGCTGCCGACCGAGCAGAAGATGCGCAACCTGCGCACCAACCCGCGATGCACGATGCTGACCGGCACGAACGTCCTGGGCGAGGGCGTGGACGTCACCGTCACCGGCGAGGCGGTCCGGGTCGTGGACGGCGCCGAGCTGGAGGCGGCCGCGCAGACCTTTCGCACCAAGTACGGCCCTGCCTGGGACTACAAGGTCGACGGCGACCTGTATCAGGGTGCCATCGGTCGGGCCTGGGGCATGCGCATCGCGCCGCGGACCGTCTTCGCCTTCCGCAAGGACGGGGTCACGCAGACTCGGTGGCGTCTAGCGGCCTGA
- the rfbB gene encoding dTDP-glucose 4,6-dehydratase, whose amino-acid sequence MLITGGAGFIGSHYAQSLLDGHRNALSVTVLDKLTYAGNAKNLDEIRELPGFRFVRGSICDADLVDELVGEADEIVHFAAETHVDRSIADGAEFVRTNVLGTGTLLEAARRHGGRRFVHVSTDEVYGSIATGSWPEEHPLRPSSPYSASKAASDLLALSYHTTYGLDVVVTRCCNNLGPRQYPEKIIPLFVTRLLAGCTVPLYGTGENVREWMHVDDHVEALERVRTRGRPGEIYNIGSGVELTNRELVAALLELCDADWDRVEFVADRPGHDRRYCLDSTKIRTELGWTPRRDLRTALADTVDWYRKNDEWAA is encoded by the coding sequence ATCCTGATCACAGGTGGTGCCGGCTTCATCGGCTCCCACTATGCCCAGTCGCTTTTGGACGGACACCGGAACGCCCTGTCGGTCACCGTTCTGGACAAACTCACTTATGCCGGTAATGCGAAAAACTTGGACGAAATTCGTGAACTCCCGGGGTTTCGCTTCGTCCGGGGCAGCATCTGCGACGCCGACCTGGTGGACGAGCTCGTCGGTGAAGCGGACGAAATCGTGCATTTCGCCGCGGAGACCCATGTGGACCGGTCCATCGCCGACGGCGCGGAGTTCGTCCGCACCAACGTCCTCGGTACCGGCACCCTTCTGGAGGCGGCCCGCCGCCACGGCGGCCGGCGATTCGTGCACGTCTCGACCGACGAGGTGTACGGCTCCATCGCCACCGGTTCCTGGCCCGAGGAGCATCCGCTGCGGCCCAGCTCGCCGTATTCGGCGTCCAAGGCGGCCAGCGACCTGCTCGCCCTGAGCTACCACACCACCTACGGACTGGATGTCGTGGTCACGCGCTGCTGTAACAACCTCGGGCCGCGGCAGTACCCGGAGAAGATCATCCCGCTGTTCGTCACCCGGTTGCTCGCCGGGTGCACCGTGCCGCTCTACGGCACCGGCGAGAACGTCCGCGAGTGGATGCACGTCGACGACCACGTGGAGGCGCTGGAACGGGTACGCACCCGGGGCCGGCCGGGGGAGATCTACAACATCGGCAGCGGCGTCGAACTCACCAACCGCGAGCTCGTCGCCGCGCTGCTCGAGCTCTGCGACGCGGACTGGGACCGGGTGGAGTTCGTCGCCGACCGGCCCGGCCACGACCGCCGCTATTGCCTGGACAGCACGAAGATCCGGACCGAGCTGGGCTGGACACCGCGCCGCGACCTGCGCACCGCGCTGGCCGACACGGTCGACTGGTACCGCAAGAACGATGAGTGGGCCGCCTGA
- a CDS encoding response regulator transcription factor, with protein sequence MHFEARRPHHSLARNAEHLASPGATAPGARILIASDCPAVETVRQDVMRQNYSASVATSGRAVLETFASYDLILLDTDLPDLDGVSVSRAIRQISTIPIIAFASADETDQVLLLETGCDDCIERPYRARDLIARIKAVLRRAAPERFPALDYPAADLAGPPRPRAVPQPVEARHDAVPYEDQGNVVSVGNRLVINPALREARLDGRVLNLTRKEYDLLELLASAPGRIFNRTELMTKIWEYPAGKRINAQASRTIDTHVSSLRGKLSHRDWIANVRGVGFRLDVPGPRRADRERGVHPRLSPTDLDEWPRRRLVRPLDATESA encoded by the coding sequence ATGCACTTCGAAGCGAGGCGCCCGCACCATTCGTTGGCCCGCAACGCGGAACACCTCGCTTCGCCGGGCGCGACCGCACCGGGGGCACGCATCCTCATCGCCTCGGACTGCCCGGCGGTGGAGACCGTCCGGCAGGACGTGATGCGGCAGAACTACTCCGCGTCCGTCGCGACGAGCGGGCGTGCCGTACTGGAGACCTTCGCCTCCTACGACCTCATCCTGCTCGACACCGACCTGCCCGATCTCGACGGCGTGTCGGTCTCGCGCGCCATCCGCCAGATCAGCACGATCCCGATCATCGCGTTCGCCTCGGCCGACGAGACCGATCAGGTCCTGCTGCTGGAGACCGGGTGCGACGACTGCATCGAACGCCCGTACCGGGCGCGGGACCTGATCGCCCGCATCAAGGCCGTGCTGCGCCGCGCCGCGCCGGAACGCTTCCCCGCGCTGGACTATCCCGCGGCGGACCTGGCCGGACCGCCACGCCCCCGGGCCGTGCCGCAGCCCGTCGAGGCACGGCACGACGCCGTGCCGTACGAGGACCAGGGCAACGTCGTCAGCGTGGGCAACCGGCTGGTCATCAACCCCGCCCTACGGGAGGCTCGCCTCGACGGCCGGGTGCTGAACCTGACCCGCAAGGAGTACGACCTGCTGGAGCTCCTCGCCTCCGCGCCCGGCCGCATCTTCAACCGCACCGAGCTGATGACGAAGATCTGGGAGTACCCGGCCGGCAAGCGGATCAACGCCCAGGCGAGCCGCACGATCGACACGCACGTCAGCAGCCTGCGCGGCAAGCTCAGCCACCGCGACTGGATCGCGAACGTGCGCGGGGTGGGTTTCCGGCTGGACGTGCCGGGGCCGCGGCGAGCCGACCGGGAGCGCGGTGTCCACCCCCGGCTGTCGCCCACGGACCTCGACGAGTGGCCGCGGCGCCGCCTGGTCAGGCCGCTAGACGCCACCGAGTCTGCGTGA